The following coding sequences lie in one Apium graveolens cultivar Ventura chromosome 3, ASM990537v1, whole genome shotgun sequence genomic window:
- the LOC141711965 gene encoding eukaryotic translation initiation factor 5B-like, translating to MFTRSAFELLEDDNDENLGVQDRDGYGASSKDDDALCEDGSSGTSVSGRMVDDVKSKDTSDGVVVSSKSNKRRKKGGRTEKEDDDLDKILAQLGVASPTANTDKAVPIDQTELDVAMGNAVDKEAEEVTLKMSAAAKRKRKKKEKQREKKAAAAAASVEEKHEEIMNERTAEKKKVPKHVKEMQETLAKRKEEAERKKRKEEERLKKEEEERLEQEELIRQEKERKRLKKERKKEKVLKKKQEGKLLTGKQKEEARRLEAMRNQFLASAGGLPLTTADTAAPPKRPKYQTKKSKTHSQEHGDTSSNTIEITEAVKKQGGIPGLNFPGTEELEEINLMNVEEKSVVVEMDGTEKDDEEEWEAKSWGEDDFKLLGESLLSDEETDQLETNSEVSSIAQVEFEKGESYNLRSPICCIMGHVDAGKTKLLDCIRGSNVQEGEAGGITQQIGATYLPVENLRDRTRELKVGGGLKVPGLLLIDTPGHESFMNLRSGGSGLCDIAILVVDIMDGIKPQTVESLNLLKMRKTQFIVALNKVDRLYGWKTCRNASIVKAMKQQSKDVQNEFDRRLTEIIAQFKEQGWNSNLYYKIEKKEMEKTISVAPIVPTSAISGEGIPDLLLLLVKWCQKNMVEKLTYSDKVQCAILEVKANEGDGTTIDVVLVNGVLHEGDQIVVCGTQGPIVTTIRALSTPHPMKKLRVKVNYLHHKEIKAAQFIKIAAQDLKHAIAGTDIYVVAPNDDLEVVKELTMGDKKSVMNQIDKSGTGVCVQASTLGSLEALLDFLKTPAVNIPVRCAGIGPVHKKEVRTASVMLEKKKEEYAAILAFDVKVTPDARGHADEVGVRIFVADTIYLLINQFKAYIDTYKEEKKKKVASETVFPCVLKIKPECVFKKKDPFIVGVDVLEGIAKVGTPICIPQKEFIDIGQITRILNKEQPVDEARKGSAVSIEITGSNLIEKQKKFGRHFGIEDELVSHLSRKSIDILKELYWDELPTELRKLVVNMKRVFKI from the exons ATGTTTACTAGGTCTGCTTTTGAGTTGCTTGAGGATGATAATGATGAGAATTTAGGTGTACAAGATCGCGATGGTTATGGTGCTTCAAGTAAGGATGATGATGCTCTGTGTGAAGATGGAAGTTCTGGTACAAGTGTTAGCGGTAGAATGGTTGATGATGTCAAAAGTAAAGACACTAGTGATGGTGTGGTAGTAAGTTCAAAGAGCAACAAGAGGAGAAAGAAAGGCGGAAGGACTGAGAAGGAAGACGACGACCTTGATAAGATTCTTGCACAGCTTGGTGTAGCCTCACCTACAGCAAACACCGATAAAGCTGTTCCAATTGATCAAACTGAATTGGATGTGGCTATGGGTAATGCAGTTGATAAGGAAGCTGAAGAAGTCACTCTGAAGATGTCTGCTGCTGCAAAGaggaagagaaagaaaaaggAGAAGCAAAGGGAGAAGAaggctgctgctgctgctgcctCTGTAGAAGAGAAAcatgaagaaataatgaatgaaAGAACAGCAGAGAAGAAGAAAGTCCCAAAACATGTCAAGGAGATGCAAGAGACACTTGCAAAACGAAAAGAAGAAgcagaaagaaagaaaaggaaagaagaGGAGAGGTTGAAAAAGGAAGAAGAGGAGAGGCTAGAGCAAGAAGAATTGATTAGACAAGAAAAGGAGCGGAAGAGATTAAAAAaggagagaaagaaagaaaaggttTTGAAGAAGAAACAAGAAGGTAAGCTTTTaacagggaaacagaaggaagAAGCCCGTCGTCTTGAGGCAATGAGGAATCAGTTTCTTGCTAGTGCTGGAGGTCTACCCCTCACTACTGCTGACACCGCTGCACCACCAAAACGGCCCAAGTATCAGACAAAGAAGTCAAAGACACATTCTCAAGAACATGGGGACACTTCTTCTAACACTATTGAAATCACAGAAGCAGTTAAAAAGCAGGGAGGGATTCCCGGTTTGAACTTCCCTGGAACTGAGGAACTTGAAGAGATTAACTTAATGAATGTGGAGGAGAAATCTGTTGTGGTTGAAATGGATGGAACTGAAAAAGATGACGAGGAAGAATGGGAAGCAAAGAGTTGGGGTGAGGATGATTTCAAGCTTCTTGGTGAAAGTTTATTATCTGATGAAGAGACTGATCAGTTAGAAACCAATTCGGAAGTGTCCTCGATTGCTCAAGTGGAATTTGAAAAAGGAGAGAGTTATAACCTCCGGTCCCCAATCTGCTGTATTATGGGTCATGTAGATGCTGGAAAGACCAAGCTGCTTGATTGTATCCGAGGATCTAATGTTCAGGAAGGTGAAGCTGGAGGAATTACTCAGCAAATTGGCGCAACATATTTGCCTGTTGAGAACTTGCGGGATAGGACCAGGGAATTGAAAGTTGGTGGGGGACTGAAAGTTCCAGGCTTGTTGCTAATTGATACCCCTGGACATGAGTCGTTTATGAACTTGCGCTCTGGGGGATCTGGGTTATGTGATATTGCAATCTTGGTTGTGGACATAATGGATGGAATAAAACCACAAACAGTAGAGTCACTTAATCTGTTGAAAATGAGGAAGACACAGTTTATTGTTGCTTTGAACAAG GTTGATAGATTGTATGGATGGAAAACTTGTCGCAATGCATCAATTGTGAAGGCAATGAAGCAACAGAGTAAAGATGTCCAGAATGAATTTGATAGAAGGCTTACTGAG ATTATTGCACAGTTCAAGGAACAAGGATGGAATAGTAACCTGTACTATAAAATTGAAAAGAAAGAGATGGAAAAGACTATCAGTGTTGCACCTATTGTACCTACAAGTGCAATCAG CGGTGAAGGCATCCCGGATTTGCTATTGTTACTGGTGAAATGGTGTCAGAAGAATATGGTTGAAAAACTTACATACAGCGATAAAGTGCAG TGTGCAATTTTAGAGGTTAAGGCCAACGAAGGTGACGGGACTACAATTGATGTGGTGTTGGTTAATGGGGTGCTTCATGAAGGTGATCAGATTGTAGTCTGCGGTACGCAG GGACCTATTGTCACGACAATACGAGCATTATCGACTCCCCATCCAATGAAGAAACTGCGTGTTAAG GTTAATTATCTTCACCATAAAGAAATCAAGGCTGCCCAGTTTATTAAGATTGCTGCACAG GATCTTAAGCATGCAATTGCAGGAACCGATATTTATGTGGTTGCGCCTAATGATGATTTGGAAGTAGTGAAAGAGTTGACCATGGGAGATAAGAAGTCAGTCATGAACCAAATTGATAAAAGTGGTACAGGGGTTTGTGTTCAAGCTTCTACTCTTGGTTCACTGGAAGCATTGCTTGACTTCTTGAAAACCCCAGCTGTAAATATACCTGTGAGGTGTGCAGGCATAGGCCCTGTCCACAAGAAGGAAGTCAGAACGGCCAGTGTAATGCttgagaagaagaaagaagagtACGCAGCCATTTTGGCTTTTGATGTCAAGGTAACACCAGACGCTCGGGGACATGCAGATGAGGTTGGTGTAAGGATATTCGTTGCTGATACCATATATCTCTTGATCAATCAGTTCAAGGCCTACATTGATACTTATAAGgaggaaaagaagaaaaaagttGCCTCTGAAACAGTATTTCCATGTGTGCTTAAGATTAAGCCGGAATGTGTGTTTAAAAAGAAGGATCCATTTATCGTAGGCGTTGATGTTCTTGAAGGAATTGCTAAG GTCGGAACTCCAATATGTATTCCCCAGAAGGAATTCATTGATATCGGTCAGATAACTCGCATTCTAAACAAGGAGCAGCCAGTTGATGAAGCTAGGAAAGGCAGTGCGGTGTCCATTGAG ATAACTGGAAGCAATTTGATTGAGAAGCAAAAAAAGTTTGGCAGACATTTCGGGATCGAAGATGAGCTTGTCAGCCACTTGTCTAGGAAGTCAATTGACATCCTGAAGGAACTTTATTGG GATGAGCTGCCTACTGAATTGCGGAAGCTGGTTGTCAACATGAAAAGAGTGTTTAAAATCTAG
- the LOC141711966 gene encoding protein DETOXIFICATION 22-like, translating to MEDSVRENLLTEVQRAEEEGTLKERVWTESKKMWIVAAPAIFTRFSTFGVSIISQAFIGHIGPTELAAYALVSTVLLRFANGVLLGMSSALGTLCGQSYGAKRYDMLGIHLQRSWLILFICSIVLSPVFIFTTPILIGLGQEESIAQVAGTISLWLIPGLFSFMVSYTCQMFLQAQSKNMIISYLAAFTLAIHVFLSWLLTVKYRFGLSGAMVSTILAYWIPNIGQLIYIFGGWCSETWKGFSMLVFKDLWPIIKLSLSSGVMVCLELWYNTILILLTGSMKSADIAIDALSICLNISGWEMMISLGFLAAASVRVSNELGRGSSRAAKFSIVHIVLISFVIGLVLFIFFLFFRGRLAYIFTESTEVAAAVADLSPLLACSILLNSIQPVLSGVAVGAGWQSTVAYVNITCYYLIGVPVGVVLGYVLQLQVKGVWVGMLFGTLVQTVVLMIITYKTDWEEQVSIAKQRINKWSVDSNQQADKDEQNA from the exons ATGGAGGACAGTGTGAGAGAAAACCTGCTTACAGAAGTTCAAAGAGCAGAGGAGGAAGGGACATTAAAAGAGAGAGTATGGACGGAGTCCAAGAAAATGTGGATTGTGGCTGCTCCTGCAATTTTTACCAGATTTTCAACGTTCGGAGTTAGTATCATCAGCCAAGCATTCATTGGCCATATTGGACCCACAGAGCTTGCTGCCTATGCTCTGGTGTCGACTGTTTTGCTTAGATTTGCAAATGGCGTACTG TTGGGAATGTCCAGCGCTTTGGGAACGCTATGTGGCCAATCATATGGTGCAAAAAGATATGACATGCTTGGAATACATCTTCAAAGATCATGGCTTATTTTGTTCATATGCTCAATTGTTCTATCACCAGTATTTATCTTCACAACCCCAATTTTAATAGGTCTAGGCCAGGAGGAATCCATTGCTCAAGTGGCAGGAACCATTTCACTCTGGTTAATCCCGGGGCTATTTTCCTTTATGGTATCTTACACCTGCCAAATGTTCCTCCAAGCACAGAGCAAGAATATGATTATTTCTTACTTGGCAGCATTTACACTGGCAATCCATGTATTTCTCTCGTGGCTCTTAACAGTGAAATACAGATTTGGACTTAGTGGGGCCATGGTTTCCACAATTTTGGCATATTGGATCCCGAATATAGGTCAACTTATTTATATTTTTGGTGGATGGTGCTCAGAGACATGGAAAGGTTTTTCGATGTTGGTCTTCAAGGATCTCTGGCCTATTATTAAGCTCTCTCTGTCATCTGGTGTTATGGTCTG CCTTGAACTCTGGTACAACACGATACTCATTCTCTTAACAGGAAGCATGAAATCAGCTGACATTGCTATAGATGCTCTTTCTATCTG CCTTAATATCAGTGGTTGGGAAATGATGATATCTCTTGGCTTCTTAGCTGCGGCTAG TGTGAGAGTCTCAAATGAGCTTGGAAGAGGAAGCTCCAGAGCTGCAAAGTTCTCCATCGTCCACATAGTGCTGATATCATTCGTTATTGGATTGGTGCtatttatttttttcttgttCTTTCGGGGACGTCTAGCTTACATATTTACAGAGAGTACAGAGGTTGCTGCTGCTGTCGCTGATTTGTCACCTCTATTGGCGTGTTCCATCCTGCTGAATAGCATTCAACCAGTTCTTTCTG GTGTTGCTGTTGGGGCTGGCTGGCAAAGCACTGTGGCATATGTAAACATTACATGCTATTACTTGATCGGAGTTCCAGTTGGAGTTGTGCTTGGTTATGTTCTTCAGTTGCAGGTTAAA GGTGTCTGGGTTGGGATGTTGTTCGGTACACTTGTTCAAACTGTTGTACTAATGATAATCACTTACAAGACGGACTGGGAGGAACAG GTATCAATTGCTAAACAACGCATAAACAAGTGGTCTGTAGACTCTAACCAACAAGCTGACAAAGATGAGCAAAATGCATGA
- the LOC141713987 gene encoding uncharacterized protein LOC141713987, which produces MPIFDGTDPDGWLLRVERHFNFYKLSEEERMESVVIAMEGDALKWYQWEHKRRPIRCWTEFREYVLKQFRPTQGGSLYEQWLSTVQTSTEDVRAEVRLLSPLNLDHAMDFLVRVEDKNRALQYHKYRPGTNKSGNSLSSTLYSAPNTHETSLGGLKTWGSSSSDMQSIASFAKSFSVRSPIRNLGEVKRLTDKELQEKRSKGLCFSVLLMDDEDDGESDGGSTEPPSSPMVETVTEVSLNSVIGLSNPKTMKLRDGAVEVNEDFLPLALGNSDVILGVQWLEKLGMVMTNWKTQEMIFDMGGQPVKLVGDPSLVRAKVSLKSMMRLLRKQGNGFCVDYRALNKETVPYKYPIPVIDELLDELYGAQVFSKIDLKSGYHQILVRSEDMHKTSYRTHDGHYEFLVIPFGLMNSPTTFQSLMNDVFRPFLRRFVLVFFDDILVYSKSEDDHVKYVATVLEKLAENRVYVLKKCEFGQKSVSYLGHVISSEWVKVDLEKVNSMIDCPIPKNLRELRGFL; this is translated from the exons ATGCCGATTTTTGACGGCACTGACCCCGATGGGTGGCTGCTTCGGGTTGAACGGCATTTTAACTTTTACAAGCTATCGGAAGAGGAAAGAATGGAGTCAGTGGTGATTGCGATGGAAGGAGATGCCCTTAAATGGTACCAGTGGGAACACAAACGACGACCCATACGCTGTTGGACTGAGTTTAGGGAGTACGTCCTCAAGCAATTTCGACCAACCCAGGGGGGTTCACTTTATGAACAATGGTTGTCTACTGTTCAAACTTCAACT GAGGATGTGAGGGCAGAGGTAAGGTTGCTAAGTCCGTTAAATCTGGACCATGCTATGGATTTCTTAGTACGGGTTGAGGATAAAAATAGAGCGCTGCAATATCACAAGTACAGGCCAGGGACAAACAAATCAGGTAATTCTCTATCTAGTACTCTTTATTCAGCCCCTAATACACATGAAACCAGTTTAGGTGGCCTCAAAACTTGGGGGTCCAGTTCTAGTGATATGCAGTCCATTGCCTCTTTCGCAAAAAGTTTCTCTGTTAGATCTCCAATCAGAAATTTGGGGGAAGTTAAGCGCCTAACAGATAAAGAATTACAGGAGAAAAGATCAAAGGGCTTATGTTTCAG TGTTTTGTTGATGGATGATGAGGATGATGGAGAGTCTGATGGGGGCAGCACTGAACCACCGTCTTCGCCTATGGTGGAAACGGTTACAGAAGTTTCCTTGAATTCTGTAATAGGGCTCTCTAACCCTAAGACAATGAAGTTGAGGG ATGGAGCTGTGGAAGTCAACGAGGATTTTTTGCCATTAGCATTGGGTAATTCTGATGTAATCTTGGGTGTACAATGGTTGGAGAAACTTGGCATGGTGATGACTAATTGGAAGACCCAAGAGATGATATTTGATATGGGTGGACAACCGGTGAAACTTGTAGGGGATCCTTCATTAGTCAGAGCCAAAGTGTCCCTTAAATCTATGATGCGGTTGCTTCGAAAACAGGGGAATGG ATTCTGCGTGGATTATCGAGCATTGAATAAGGAGACGGTGCCGTATAAGTACCCAATTCCCGTAATAGACGAGTTACTTGATGAGCTTTACGGGGCACAGGTTTTTTCAAAAATTGATTTGAAGTCGGGATACCACCAGATATTGGTTCGGTCGGAGGACATGCATAAAACATCGTATCGTACCCATgatgggcattatgagttcctCGTGATACCCTTTGGGCTTATGAACTCCCCAACCACGTTTCAATCACTAATGAATGATGTGTTCAGGCCATTTTTAAGGAGATTCGTGTTGGTTTTCTTTGACGATATACTCGTCTATAGTAAATCGGAGGACGATCATGTAAAGTATGTCGCGACAGTATTGGAAAAATTGGCAGAGAACCGCGTGTATGTCCTTAAGAAGTGTGAGTTTGGGCAGAAATCTGTCTCTTATTTGGGGCATGTTATTTCAAGTGAATGGGTGAAAGTGGATTTGGAAAAAGTGAACTCTATGATTGACTGTCCGATACCTAAGAACCTACGTGAACtaagaggtttcctttga